The following coding sequences are from one Ornithodoros turicata isolate Travis chromosome 1, ASM3712646v1, whole genome shotgun sequence window:
- the LOC135371860 gene encoding uncharacterized protein LOC135371860 produces the protein MTETEEEMSTLQKNRCKAPQKPRSAVDVQVRKKAKIDKQARSHAKRSTEAHMLCSAGLENRPPKQNKVQELEKEVQRLQGEVATLTDLNRKLQKALCSKIFEAGEENYVFICETTYTHDL, from the exons ATGACAG AAACAGAAGAGGAGATGAGCACCTTGCAGAAGAACAGGTGTAAAGCACCTCAGAAGCCACGTTCGGCAGTTGACGTCCAAGTGAGGAAGAAG GCAAAGATTGACAAACAGGCGAGGAGTCACGCAAAAAGGTCAACAGAAGCACACATGCTTTGTTCTGCTGGTCTGGAGAACAGGCCCCCAAAGCAGAATAAAGTCCAAGAACTGGAAAAGGAAGTTCAACGCTTGCAGGGAGAAGTCGCCACATTGACTGATCTCAACAGGAAACTACAAAAGGCACTCTGCTCAAAGATATTTGAAGCTGGTGAGGAAAACTACGTTTTTATTTGTGAAACTACATACACTCACGACCTGTAA